ACCCCATTTGCTATTTTTCTCCTcattcctcaaaatttctttttccatATTTCTCATTTTGTCTAGTGAGCCTATCATCACTATCAAATGAAAACTTTGAGGAATTTTTCCCTTCTTTGGTCTATTAAGAGGTTGATTTGCTTAAGGTTTACCTCATAAAGAATGATGTAGCTTAatagaaaaatttatatttcaggAAAGTTActttaataattcattttcaGATTTGGGAATGAAGCCCGGACACTAACAAGAGCAAATGACAAGATAAAAGTTCAAGGTTTTGATACTGACAAGTTAAAGTTTTGGGCAAACCTTCTCGTCTCCCTGCATAAATTTCAGAAAAGTGCTCCTCCAAAAAATTCTCTAGAACTAAACAAACACCCGGGAACCCATTTGGATGCAAACTTTGACAAACTTGACACCTAGGAATTCCTTGCATGGGGATGATGATACAAGATTCACAATACACTGCACAGAGAAGATATTAGATTAAGCACTTGACAATAATGATTCTATTTCTTCTGTTTTAGCTGGGTAAATGCAGTTTATTAGAGATTACCATGGCCACAATTAAGAACTACTGGTCGAAACAGCAGCTTCTTGCATTCAGCACACAGCAAGTCAGCAACAGAGGCCTGCTTTTGAATTCCACGTCCAAGCCCTGTCCTAATCAAGTTGCTACTTTTGATGGCTGCATTCGCAGTGCCTTCAGATATACTTAATGGTGATGAAGGTATAATTTTCACATTATCCACACTATGTGCAATTGCCACTGGAAAATTCCCTAAAGAAAAACAACTATCATAACCCAATTTGGTTTGTAGAGAATTGCTTGGGACATCTAGCTCTTCACCAGGAAGTGATCCAGATGAATGATGACCAAACTGTGGTGAGAAAAGGccaaatttcttttcttcttctgcacaaccaaataagaaaatattgcaTCAATCTGTTTCAAATGACATTATCGTTCATAATATTAATACAAGTCAAACCACCAAGAGGTTCAACATAGTGGTGGAGCAATTAAGGGATGCACACGAGTGTGATCAATGGAATGTCCAAGGTTCCTAATAAAACGAAAGGGAATGTCCAAGGAGCAATTGCAAAGGGGCAAGGAGATGCAACCCTCAAAAATCTGTTcccatcaaaatttaaattgtcaCTGCAAATTGTCTTCACAGATTTAATACTTTAAGTTCTACAAGTGTAACTGACATTCCAAAGTCTCTGTTTCTATTCCTTTCAACCACTAAGAAGCAAGAACAAATGCAACTGCGCACTACCAGGCAACACCACTTTGCACATATAGGAAAATTATAACTAAATTCACTTGCCATTGGAGCACTGAAACAAGGAAATGACACAGCAAAAGAAGAAACTTTTCATtctgttttctctttctttagcAAAATGAAGATATGTCTcgtattgaaaaaagaaaaggtaaatggTATATCTACAGTGCATCAAAGTgggagacagagagagagcaGCACAGTTTGGGGAGGGGAGCAGGTAATGGTTCAAACATACAATTTACCAAAAAGCTTTACAACAATGACAAGACCATTTAAAGAGTTTTTGCAAGTAATGAAAACAACTGCATCTACTATTCTTAAACAtaatcattagttttttcccttcaataACACATGCAGAATCAATCCACATGTCCAGCCAAAACAAACAATTTGGTTTCACTCTCTACAGCTCTTTCTCAGCCAAGTTTGGCTCAGAATTGCACAGCAAGTACAAGAATTAGTGTCATAGCAAAAAAGTGTTTGCTGTAATAGTGGCTCTCCTCTAGAAACGAATGACTGCGTTTTTAATGCTTGCTAACACCAGGACATTCTAACATTCTTGATCAGCTAGTTGTAAACTCTAGATCAAAAACAGCCAAGCTAGTAAATCAAAATTAGAAATCCATGcagcaaaaagaaataaaaaggatatcAAAGATATTTACCTTCCACTTCTCCTTCCCTTGTCTTATAGGCTATAGGGCACATCTTCATAAGTAAGAAATGCAGCAATTGACACACACGTGGGAAGTGATTAAATGGGTGCCGACAAATTGGACAGTGTGACTCGCGTAAGCCATTCATGCAACGAAATACACACCAGAAGCATGAAAAGTGGCCACAtgctacaaaaaataaaaggaaaaaaaggaaggatTTGTAAATATAAGATTACAAGCACCcagtataaaaaattgaaagttttgcCTCCTTACCTAAAACAACTGGCTTGTAAAGTAGGTCCCTGTAAAATAAAGGAAACTCCCTT
This genomic interval from Populus alba chromosome 1, ASM523922v2, whole genome shotgun sequence contains the following:
- the LOC118061635 gene encoding E3 ubiquitin-protein ligase PRT1 isoform X2, yielding MENQENNKTPSAEELKMQCQNDNNYEIPSPKHHHQREEDNGHEEEEDFPGKFQCPVCLDLLYKPVVLACGHFSCFWCVFRCMNGLRESHCPICRHPFNHFPRVCQLLHFLLMKMCPIAYKTREGEVEEEEKKFGLFSPQFGHHSSGSLPGEELDVPSNSLQTKLGYDSCFSLGNFPVAIAHSVDNVKIIPSSPLSISEGTANAAIKSSNLIRTGLGRGIQKQASVADLLCAECKKLLFRPVVLNCGHVYCESCIIIPMQGIPRCQVCQSLHPNGFPGVCLVLENFLEEHFSEIYAGRREGSTQAQQLATRSSSVPSKVYSSRIFGNGPKVHIGVGCDSCGMSPIIGERYKCKDCWEKIGFDVCEACHNNPSNISGRFNQQHEPEHNFEIVQPQGNVEHVHMWDLDQSDVPEDEDDDEHDFLAPVLLDDVLPDVEDGSNDMVDVSASVLSNDVAPDQEDGPDVS
- the LOC118061635 gene encoding E3 ubiquitin-protein ligase PRT1 isoform X1, translated to MENQENNKTPSAEELKMQCQNDNNYEIPSPKHHHQREEDNGHEEEEDFPGKFQCPVCLDLLYKPVVLACGHFSCFWCVFRCMNGLRESHCPICRHPFNHFPRVCQLLHFLLMKMCPIAYKTREGEVEEEEKKFGLFSPQFGHHSSGSLPGEELDVPSNSLQTKLGYDSCFSLGNFPVAIAHSVDNVKIIPSSPLSISEGTANAAIKSSNLIRTGLGRGIQKQASVADLLCAECKKLLFRPVVLNCGHVYCESCIIIPMQGIPRCQVCQSLHPNGFPGVCLVLENFLEEHFSEIYAGRREGLPKTLTCSTQAQQLATRSSSVPSKVYSSRIFGNGPKVHIGVGCDSCGMSPIIGERYKCKDCWEKIGFDVCEACHNNPSNISGRFNQQHEPEHNFEIVQPQGNVEHVHMWDLDQSDVPEDEDDDEHDFLAPVLLDDVLPDVEDGSNDMVDVSASVLSNDVAPDQEDGPDVS